One Gossypium hirsutum isolate 1008001.06 chromosome A11, Gossypium_hirsutum_v2.1, whole genome shotgun sequence genomic window carries:
- the LOC107956093 gene encoding uncharacterized protein, giving the protein MVATEYECCVRFEDGLKDSLRVLIAPQKERDFSVLVEKAKIADEAKRAERQNQEKEKNKRELEPSSSVMRPQKKLNLMGQLELGPLLNLLGWRCVGIVVDAIRANASSSYWNCTAAKVVQQPPRGCGQARDGNSMSRRQIAPDIGSSHSYVASTVSEILGIPVESTSSEVTVVSPLGQSIRVSKLFRSIPLEVQGIVFLADLMELSFGEFDLILRMDWLVKHRVSLDCTTKRVVLRTEEDVEVVVIGEFRDFLTNVISALVAEKLVQKEYEAYLAYVSISDSRDFSVKEIRTVRDFLEVFP; this is encoded by the exons atggtggcgactgagtatgagtgctgtgtccgatttgaggatggtctcaaGGACAGTTTgcgagttctgatagctccgcAGAAGGAGCGTGATTTCTCTGTTCTAGTTGAGAAGGCGAAGATCGCCGATGAGGCTAAGCGTGCTGAGCGCCAAaaccaagagaaagaaaagaataagagGGAATTGGAGCCCTCGAGTTCTGTGATGAGGCCTCAAAAAAAGTTAAAcctgatgggccagttagagttggGGCCCCTGTTGAACCTACTGGGGTGGCGTTGTGTGGgcattgtggtagacgccatccgggcga atgcaagctccagTTACTGGAATTGCACAGCCGCGAaggtagttcagcagccacctaggggaTGTGGTCAGGCTAGGGATGGTAACAGCATGAGCCGAAGACAGATAGCACCAG acataggctctagCCATTCATATGTAGCTAGTACTGTGTCTGAAATCTTGGGCATTCcggttgagagtacttctagcGAGGTAACTGTTGTGAGTCCGCTGGGACAGTCTATTAGAGTGAGTAAACTGTTTAGAAGCATTCCGCTAGAGGTTCAAGGGATAGTATTTCTGGCTGATTTAATGGAGCTttcgtttggggagttcgatttGATTTTAAgaatggattggttggttaaacACCGAGTAAGTCTAGACTGTACGACTAAGAGGGTTGTTCTGAGAACCGAGGAGGACGTCgaggtagttgtgattggggaATTTCGGGATTTTCTAACTAATGTGATTTCTGCGTTGGTGGCAGAAAAGTTGGTCCAGAAAGAATATGAAGCTTATCTAGCTTATGTGAGTATTTCGGATTCTAGGGACTTTTCAGTTAAAGAAATCAGAACAGTGAGGGATTTTCTAGAAGTGTTTCCTTAA